Proteins encoded in a region of the Zunongwangia endophytica genome:
- a CDS encoding VWA domain-containing protein — MTLLNIIYITLAVIFALGFSYFQYFVKSKRSGKERLILFILRALGVFALLLLLIDPKITTTKIEREKPNLVLALDNSESISHLNQEKNIAEITSFLTEDDEINQQFDVQNIYFGNNILSSDSANFSEKQTDIFKALNSLKSIYKNKQTATILVTDGNQTLGRDFQYFDASSNQKIFPIVVGDTTKFPDLSISKLNVNRYAFLENKFPVEIFLNYSGSKSVASRFQITTEGKTVSSENVDFSAEKKSLKLEVNLPASKLGTQAYSAEILPLDKEKNTVNNQNSFAVEVIDERTSVLILSSISHPDLGALKKAIEQNKQRISSIKYASENNIELNEYQLVIIYQPNDNFNNYLKLIEGNNLPYLLVTGTKTNWNIVNNSFPNLDKSVTEDVQDFYPIMNSNFNQFQFEDIGFSNLSPLQDKFGDIKITDDFSNILYQKIESVETNQPLLITRKNNGIRSGFLFGENIWRWRNKVYVENQSFEKFDNFIGAIVQNLASKNKKERLNIDYESFYYSNEIVKFDAQFFDENYQFDPNANLQILVENDSLDLSFDSRFLLQENFYQVSFNNLQPGDYHFTVTEKNSGLNKSGEFSIIAFNVEQQFSSANLSKLENLASRNNTRVYFKENLDELKRELLNDTRFSIIRKANKKSRPLIDWYYLLFIIVAILAAEWFYRKYKGLI, encoded by the coding sequence ATGACTTTACTAAACATTATATATATAACCCTGGCTGTGATATTCGCGCTGGGGTTTTCTTATTTTCAATATTTTGTAAAGTCTAAACGTAGCGGTAAAGAGCGTTTAATACTTTTTATTTTACGCGCTTTAGGAGTTTTTGCATTACTTCTATTACTGATTGATCCTAAAATAACCACTACAAAAATAGAAAGAGAAAAGCCAAATTTGGTATTGGCTTTGGATAATTCTGAATCTATTTCCCATCTAAATCAGGAAAAAAATATTGCTGAAATCACCTCATTTTTAACTGAAGATGACGAAATAAATCAACAATTTGATGTTCAAAATATCTATTTTGGAAACAACATTTTAAGCTCAGATTCGGCTAATTTTAGCGAAAAACAAACTGATATTTTTAAGGCTTTAAATAGTCTAAAATCGATCTATAAAAACAAGCAAACGGCGACCATTTTAGTTACCGATGGTAATCAAACTTTAGGGCGAGATTTTCAATATTTTGATGCTTCTTCAAATCAAAAAATCTTTCCGATAGTAGTGGGGGATACAACAAAATTTCCCGATCTAAGCATTTCAAAACTGAATGTAAACCGCTATGCATTTCTAGAAAATAAATTTCCGGTTGAAATATTCTTAAATTATTCAGGTTCGAAAAGTGTCGCTTCAAGGTTTCAAATTACAACTGAAGGGAAAACGGTTTCTTCTGAAAATGTAGATTTTTCAGCTGAAAAAAAGTCTTTGAAATTAGAGGTAAACTTGCCGGCTTCAAAATTAGGAACGCAAGCTTATTCCGCAGAAATTCTTCCGCTAGATAAAGAAAAGAATACGGTAAATAATCAAAATAGTTTTGCAGTTGAAGTGATTGATGAGCGTACTTCGGTGTTAATTCTCAGCAGTATTTCTCATCCAGATTTAGGAGCATTAAAAAAGGCTATAGAACAAAATAAACAGCGAATTTCTAGTATAAAATACGCTAGCGAAAATAATATAGAATTAAATGAATATCAGTTAGTTATAATTTATCAACCAAATGATAACTTTAATAATTATCTTAAGTTGATTGAAGGTAATAATCTTCCTTATTTATTAGTTACTGGAACTAAAACAAATTGGAATATAGTAAATAATAGTTTTCCAAATTTAGATAAATCTGTAACAGAAGATGTACAAGATTTTTATCCAATAATGAATTCAAATTTTAACCAATTTCAGTTTGAAGATATTGGATTTTCAAATCTATCACCATTACAAGACAAGTTTGGCGACATAAAAATTACGGATGATTTCAGTAATATACTCTATCAAAAAATAGAAAGTGTGGAGACCAATCAGCCATTATTGATTACGAGGAAAAACAACGGAATACGTTCAGGTTTTTTGTTTGGTGAAAATATCTGGCGATGGAGAAATAAGGTTTATGTAGAAAATCAAAGCTTCGAGAAATTCGATAATTTTATTGGAGCGATAGTTCAAAACTTAGCATCAAAAAATAAAAAAGAGCGGTTAAATATCGATTATGAATCTTTCTATTATTCTAATGAAATTGTAAAATTTGACGCTCAATTTTTCGACGAAAATTATCAATTTGATCCGAATGCAAATCTTCAAATCTTAGTCGAAAACGATAGCCTAGATTTGAGTTTTGATTCGAGGTTTTTGTTGCAAGAAAATTTTTATCAGGTGAGCTTTAATAACCTTCAACCGGGAGATTATCATTTTACCGTTACCGAGAAAAATTCAGGCTTAAATAAATCAGGAGAATTTTCAATAATAGCATTCAATGTAGAACAGCAATTTTCTTCAGCGAATTTGTCCAAATTAGAAAATCTGGCTTCAAGAAATAATACTCGCGTTTATTTTAAAGAAAATTTAGACGAGCTAAAACGCGAACTTTTAAATGATACTCGATTTTCTATAATTAGGAAAGCGAATAAAAAAAGCCGACCTTTGATAGACTGGTATTATTTACTCTTTATTATAGTTGCAATTCTAGCAGCCGAATGGTTTTACCGAAAATATAAAGGTCTAATTTAA
- the fabG gene encoding 3-oxoacyl-[acyl-carrier-protein] reductase, translating into MKLLEGKNAIVTGGSRGIGSGIAKVFAEQGANVAFTYNSSEEAAKELEKELSEAGVKAKGYKSNAADFDQAQELIKNVAEDFGAIDILVNNAGITKDNLLMRMSEEDFDRVIEVNLKSIFNMTKAVQRTMLKQRKGSIINMSSVVGVKGNAGQANYAASKAGIIGFSKSMALELGSRNIRTNVIAPGFIETEMTEKLDEKVVQGWRDNIPLKRGGSPEDIANACVFLGSDLSAYITGQVINVDGGMLT; encoded by the coding sequence ATGAAATTACTAGAAGGTAAAAATGCTATCGTAACCGGTGGAAGCCGCGGTATCGGTAGCGGTATAGCAAAAGTATTTGCAGAGCAGGGTGCGAATGTAGCATTCACATATAATTCTTCTGAAGAAGCAGCAAAAGAACTAGAAAAGGAACTATCTGAAGCTGGTGTAAAAGCAAAAGGTTATAAATCTAATGCGGCAGATTTTGATCAGGCTCAAGAGTTAATTAAAAACGTAGCTGAAGATTTTGGCGCTATCGATATTCTGGTAAATAATGCAGGGATTACCAAAGATAACCTGCTTATGCGTATGAGTGAGGAAGATTTTGATCGTGTGATCGAAGTAAACCTTAAGTCAATTTTCAACATGACTAAAGCCGTGCAACGAACCATGCTTAAGCAACGCAAGGGAAGTATCATTAATATGAGTTCTGTAGTTGGAGTTAAAGGAAATGCAGGTCAGGCCAATTATGCGGCTTCTAAAGCTGGTATTATTGGTTTTAGTAAGTCAATGGCACTAGAGCTTGGTTCTCGTAATATTCGTACGAATGTGATCGCTCCTGGCTTTATCGAAACTGAAATGACAGAGAAATTAGATGAGAAAGTAGTACAGGGATGGAGAGATAATATTCCATTGAAACGTGGTGGATCTCCAGAGGATATAGCAAATGCTTGTGTTTTCTTAGGTAGTGACCTTAGTGCTTATATTACCGGACAGGTAATTAATGTAGATGGCGGTATGCTAACCTAA
- a CDS encoding M16 family metallopeptidase codes for MKKFYLPFMAILFLAFSSCKKEEDAKSKNQTDANGFSYETFENDPTGLRLYTLENGLKVYLSQNSEEPKIQTLIAVRAGSTYDPADNTGLAHYLEHMVFKGTSKIGTQDWETEKVLLDSISDLYEKHKASTDPEEKKSLYRQIDSVSQEASKYSIANEYDKMVSSLGAEGTNAFTSNEQTVYVNKIPSNELDKWLTIESERFNELVLRLFHTELEAVYEEFNRGQDSDQRKQYFAVLEGLYPTHPYGTQTTIGKSEHLKNPSMEAIHNYYEKYYVPNNMAVILSGDLDFDSTIQKVSDAFGDYESKEVTHPSFPEEQPITEPIEKEVFGPTSESVYVAFRTDGVGSKDQKIVYLIDYLLANSQAGLIDLDLNQKQKVQRASSYTNFDNDYGFHLLYGMPKADQSLEEVKDLLLTEVEKIKKGEFEDWLIDAVINDLKLSEIRQFEDASSVAYAHMDAFIHFQDWQEVVDFNEDLKSITKEELVNFANEHYKDNYVAVYKRVGEDPNIAKVENPGITPVQLNRDKRSAFITEFNKTEAPALTPQYVDYEKAIKKSETENGLPVSYIVNETNDLFNLYFIFDMGQDNDKEISLATGYLDYLGTDKYTPEELKQEFYKLGISSYVSSGSDQIYVGLTGLKENMPKGLELLEHLWGNAEPNQETYEKYVASIMKGREDAKTQKSNILFNGLLNYGKFGEDSRLRNIYTEAELKAIDPAELVEKVKELRNYKQRILYYGKDPEAAVAAVSEKHSVPSELKDYPEAKIYKEQDTGGNVYFVDYDMVQSEMVFLAKGDNFDAEKMAATQLFNTYFGSGLSSIVFQEIRESKSLAYSAYSSYQMASEVDKPNYTMAYIGTQANKMPQAVDAMMDLMTNMPEAKEQFEAAKEATLKKIAADRITKTNIFWSYERLKDRGLDHDTRQEMYDAIKEMSFKDLQTFFDSNIKDQDYNVLVIGNKKDVDMQALNKLGEVKELDIDYLFNYEKKESKELKL; via the coding sequence ATGAAGAAATTTTATCTGCCCTTTATGGCAATTCTTTTTCTTGCTTTCTCATCTTGCAAGAAAGAAGAAGATGCAAAATCGAAAAATCAAACCGATGCCAATGGTTTTTCCTATGAAACTTTCGAAAACGATCCTACTGGTTTACGCTTATACACTTTAGAGAATGGACTAAAGGTGTATCTGAGTCAGAATTCAGAAGAACCAAAAATTCAAACCTTAATTGCGGTTCGCGCGGGTTCTACTTACGATCCTGCCGATAATACAGGACTCGCTCACTATCTGGAACATATGGTTTTTAAAGGAACCAGTAAAATCGGAACTCAGGATTGGGAAACCGAAAAGGTACTTTTAGATTCTATTTCAGATCTGTATGAAAAGCACAAAGCTAGTACCGATCCAGAAGAGAAAAAATCGCTATATCGCCAGATTGATTCCGTTTCTCAAGAAGCTTCTAAATATTCCATTGCCAACGAATATGATAAAATGGTAAGTTCTCTTGGAGCTGAAGGTACAAATGCTTTCACTTCAAATGAGCAAACAGTCTATGTAAATAAAATACCATCTAACGAACTGGATAAATGGCTAACGATAGAGAGCGAAAGGTTCAATGAGCTCGTACTGCGTTTATTTCATACCGAATTAGAGGCGGTTTACGAAGAGTTTAATCGCGGCCAGGATAGCGATCAAAGAAAACAGTATTTTGCCGTTTTAGAAGGTCTTTATCCTACGCATCCTTATGGTACGCAAACCACCATAGGAAAATCAGAACATTTAAAGAATCCTTCAATGGAAGCGATTCATAATTATTATGAAAAGTATTACGTGCCCAATAATATGGCTGTAATTCTTTCAGGAGATTTAGATTTTGATAGTACTATTCAAAAGGTAAGTGATGCGTTTGGTGATTACGAATCTAAAGAAGTAACTCATCCAAGTTTTCCAGAAGAGCAACCTATAACCGAACCAATAGAAAAAGAGGTTTTTGGACCAACATCAGAATCTGTTTACGTGGCTTTCCGTACCGATGGCGTAGGTAGTAAAGATCAAAAGATTGTTTATTTAATCGATTATCTTCTAGCCAATTCACAAGCCGGGTTAATTGATTTGGATCTCAATCAAAAGCAAAAAGTACAGAGAGCTTCTTCGTATACTAATTTTGACAATGATTATGGCTTTCATTTGTTATACGGAATGCCAAAAGCAGATCAATCCTTAGAAGAAGTGAAAGACCTGTTGCTTACAGAAGTTGAAAAAATTAAAAAGGGAGAATTTGAGGATTGGTTGATTGACGCTGTAATTAATGATTTAAAGTTATCTGAGATTCGCCAATTTGAGGATGCATCTTCAGTAGCTTATGCACATATGGATGCTTTTATTCATTTTCAGGATTGGCAGGAAGTAGTAGATTTTAATGAAGATTTAAAATCCATCACTAAAGAAGAACTTGTAAACTTCGCAAATGAACATTATAAAGACAACTACGTTGCAGTTTACAAGAGAGTAGGAGAAGATCCTAATATTGCCAAAGTAGAGAATCCTGGGATTACACCTGTACAGTTAAATCGTGATAAGCGATCTGCTTTTATTACTGAATTTAATAAAACAGAAGCTCCTGCTTTGACTCCACAATATGTAGATTACGAAAAAGCGATCAAAAAATCTGAAACCGAGAATGGATTGCCCGTTTCTTACATTGTAAACGAGACCAACGATCTATTTAATCTGTACTTTATTTTTGATATGGGGCAGGATAATGATAAAGAAATTTCTTTAGCTACCGGATATCTTGATTATTTAGGAACCGATAAATATACACCAGAAGAATTAAAACAGGAATTCTATAAACTAGGGATAAGTTCTTACGTAAGTTCTGGATCAGATCAGATTTATGTTGGACTTACCGGTCTAAAAGAGAATATGCCAAAAGGTTTAGAATTATTAGAACACCTGTGGGGAAATGCAGAACCAAATCAAGAAACTTACGAGAAGTATGTAGCTTCGATTATGAAAGGTCGCGAAGATGCTAAAACTCAGAAAAGCAATATTTTGTTTAACGGACTTTTAAACTACGGAAAGTTTGGCGAAGATTCTCGTTTACGAAATATTTATACTGAAGCCGAATTAAAAGCTATCGATCCGGCTGAATTGGTAGAAAAGGTAAAGGAGCTTCGTAATTACAAACAACGAATTCTTTACTACGGAAAAGATCCTGAAGCTGCAGTGGCAGCTGTAAGCGAAAAGCATAGCGTACCGTCTGAACTTAAGGATTATCCTGAAGCAAAAATTTATAAAGAACAGGATACTGGTGGTAATGTATACTTTGTAGATTACGATATGGTACAAAGCGAGATGGTTTTCCTTGCAAAAGGAGATAATTTTGATGCTGAAAAGATGGCGGCAACCCAATTATTCAATACTTATTTTGGGAGTGGATTATCCTCTATTGTGTTTCAGGAAATTAGAGAATCAAAATCTTTAGCGTATTCAGCATACTCTAGTTACCAAATGGCCTCTGAAGTTGATAAACCAAACTACACCATGGCTTATATTGGTACGCAGGCCAATAAAATGCCACAAGCAGTAGATGCGATGATGGATTTAATGACCAATATGCCTGAAGCGAAAGAGCAATTCGAAGCTGCTAAAGAAGCTACGTTGAAGAAAATAGCTGCAGATCGAATTACAAAAACAAATATTTTCTGGAGCTACGAGCGATTAAAAGACCGCGGTTTAGATCACGACACCAGACAAGAGATGTACGACGCTATTAAAGAGATGAGCTTTAAAGATTTGCAAACATTTTTTGATAGCAACATCAAAGATCAGGATTATAATGTCTTGGTAATTGGGAATAAAAAAGATGTAGATATGCAGGCACTTAACAAACTGGGTGAAGTGAAAGAACTGGATATCGATTATCTTTTTAATTACGAAAAGAAGGAAAGTAAAGAGCTGAAATTGTAA
- the sucD gene encoding succinate--CoA ligase subunit alpha, with protein sequence MSVLVNKDSKIIVQGFTGSEGTFHAEQMIEYGSNVVGGVTPGKGGQTHLDKPVFNTVSDAVKETGADVTIIFVPPAFAADAIMEAADAGIKVIITITEGIPVADMVKASDYIKDKDCRLIGPNCPGVITPGEAKVGIMPGFVFKKGTVGIVSKSGTLTYEAADQVVKQGLGITTAIGIGGDPIIGTTTKEAVELLMNDDETKAIVMIGEIGGQLEADAAKWIKENGNKKPVIGFIAGETAPAGRTMGHAGAIVGGSEDTAQAKKAILKENGVHVVDSPAEIGKTVAEVLGK encoded by the coding sequence ATGAGCGTTTTAGTAAATAAAGATTCAAAAATAATCGTGCAGGGATTTACCGGTAGCGAAGGTACTTTCCATGCAGAGCAAATGATAGAATATGGTTCCAACGTAGTTGGAGGTGTTACTCCGGGAAAAGGAGGACAAACTCATTTGGATAAACCGGTGTTTAATACAGTTTCAGATGCTGTTAAAGAAACAGGAGCAGATGTAACAATCATCTTCGTTCCGCCAGCATTTGCTGCAGATGCCATTATGGAAGCTGCCGATGCCGGGATTAAAGTAATCATTACTATTACAGAAGGTATTCCTGTTGCAGATATGGTTAAGGCTTCAGATTATATTAAAGACAAAGATTGTCGTTTAATTGGTCCTAACTGTCCTGGAGTTATTACTCCTGGGGAAGCTAAAGTTGGTATTATGCCAGGTTTTGTATTCAAAAAAGGAACTGTTGGTATTGTATCTAAATCTGGTACGTTAACTTACGAAGCTGCCGATCAAGTTGTAAAACAAGGATTAGGAATTACTACAGCGATAGGTATTGGTGGAGATCCAATTATTGGAACCACTACTAAAGAAGCTGTAGAGCTTTTAATGAACGACGATGAAACTAAAGCAATCGTTATGATTGGTGAAATTGGTGGACAGCTAGAAGCTGATGCTGCTAAATGGATCAAAGAAAACGGTAATAAAAAGCCAGTTATTGGTTTTATCGCTGGAGAAACTGCTCCTGCTGGTAGAACTATGGGACATGCTGGTGCAATTGTAGGTGGTAGTGAAGATACTGCACAAGCTAAAAAAGCAATCTTAAAAGAAAACGGAGTTCACGTTGTGGATTCTCCTGCTGAGATCGGTAAAACAGTTGCCGAGGTTCTAGGGAAATAG
- a CDS encoding M56 family metallopeptidase — MIIYILKFSGCLLVLYTFYRFFLESEKNHKFKRFYLLFALVASVIIPLITLTYQVEAQPIQETGILVPETIANVENVKPSSWKDQIPAILWTVYSIGVVIFLLRFLGNISRLRRVIQKHEKVEEFWNIKVLLPFQQIPYSYFKYIFVEKDAFERNNIPKEILKHEEAHVLQKHTLDLLILEILQVIFWFNPLFFFIKKSIRLNHEFLADEAVLKQNISALSYSNLLLNSSFGAHQAAMTSSFKHSLIKKRIVMISNSFSKKRVSLKLGILVPVLCCCIYFFNNAIVAETMQQEPPIVTEVLEAFTLKIHGKKIELNGEQVSLENFASKLDKITDQFSDEDLLKNNIRLNFKNIPEDFKKKVGQEYLKTHYYQLMKKNARNSSLFNSNLPPPPPPPMQFTGKSGTSFITTDRPSEEQISEWKSKNVEFFYDDQPVSKVKLKDIDLNTVALYSKQIKASGTKIYLNTVYTQYSKNPPSKSILSDQNLKDYSHFFIDGKEVSKDKLKAYSPNNFISYQIVKDGKLPVKEQLILKFYTEEIIEVIEEPEVIEVIENHPKSPPSPQSPEVIEVIENEPTPPTPPNPEIIEVVEDVPNPPAPPKKPEVIENVSFSKNEEIIEVVEENLEENDASQEKSVKELIKEYNVQLKKVNLLLPEGYPMAYRELKKEKQDKIASNFSHLYKLHVLLSKKGAQNKVDLLPPPPPPTRKE, encoded by the coding sequence ATGATCATCTATATTCTTAAATTCTCGGGCTGTCTCTTGGTTTTGTATACGTTTTACAGATTCTTTTTGGAAAGCGAAAAAAATCACAAGTTTAAACGATTTTATTTACTATTTGCATTAGTAGCTTCAGTAATAATTCCGCTAATTACTCTAACCTATCAGGTTGAAGCACAACCAATACAGGAAACGGGAATCTTAGTACCTGAAACAATAGCCAATGTAGAAAACGTAAAACCAAGCTCATGGAAAGATCAGATTCCAGCGATTTTATGGACGGTTTATAGTATCGGTGTGGTTATTTTTCTATTACGATTTTTAGGCAATATTAGTCGTTTAAGACGTGTAATTCAAAAGCACGAAAAAGTAGAGGAGTTTTGGAATATTAAGGTTTTACTGCCCTTTCAGCAAATTCCATATTCTTACTTTAAATATATTTTTGTTGAAAAAGATGCTTTTGAACGGAATAACATTCCGAAGGAAATTTTAAAGCATGAAGAAGCTCATGTACTTCAAAAACATACGCTAGATTTATTGATTTTGGAGATTTTACAGGTCATTTTTTGGTTTAATCCGCTGTTTTTCTTCATTAAAAAATCAATTCGCTTAAATCATGAGTTTCTTGCCGATGAGGCCGTTCTAAAACAAAATATTAGCGCATTATCTTATTCTAATTTATTACTCAACAGCTCGTTTGGCGCCCATCAAGCCGCAATGACGAGTTCATTTAAACATTCATTAATCAAAAAACGAATCGTTATGATTTCAAATTCATTTTCTAAAAAAAGAGTCAGTCTAAAATTGGGAATTTTAGTACCAGTTTTATGTTGTTGCATTTATTTCTTTAATAATGCTATCGTTGCAGAAACCATGCAGCAAGAACCGCCAATAGTTACTGAAGTACTGGAAGCTTTTACGCTGAAAATTCATGGTAAAAAGATCGAACTAAACGGAGAGCAAGTAAGTCTTGAAAATTTCGCTTCAAAATTGGATAAAATTACCGATCAATTTTCAGATGAAGATTTGCTTAAAAACAACATTCGTTTAAACTTCAAAAATATTCCTGAGGATTTCAAAAAGAAAGTAGGGCAGGAGTATCTTAAAACTCACTATTACCAATTAATGAAGAAAAATGCTAGAAATTCCTCATTATTTAATTCCAATTTACCACCTCCACCTCCACCGCCAATGCAATTTACCGGAAAATCAGGAACCTCATTCATCACAACAGATCGACCTTCGGAAGAACAAATTTCGGAATGGAAAAGCAAGAATGTCGAGTTCTTCTATGACGATCAGCCTGTTTCAAAAGTAAAGCTAAAAGATATCGATCTCAATACGGTAGCGCTATATTCAAAGCAGATTAAAGCTTCAGGAACTAAAATTTATCTGAATACCGTGTATACTCAATATTCTAAAAATCCACCTTCAAAATCTATATTATCAGATCAAAATTTAAAAGATTACAGTCATTTTTTTATTGATGGGAAAGAAGTTTCCAAAGATAAATTAAAAGCATATTCTCCAAATAATTTTATATCGTATCAGATAGTAAAGGATGGAAAGCTTCCTGTCAAGGAACAATTAATTTTAAAATTTTATACGGAAGAAATAATTGAGGTTATTGAAGAACCAGAAGTGATTGAAGTTATTGAGAATCATCCAAAATCACCACCAAGTCCGCAATCTCCTGAAGTGATCGAGGTGATAGAAAATGAACCGACGCCACCAACGCCACCAAACCCAGAAATAATAGAGGTTGTGGAAGATGTTCCGAATCCGCCAGCTCCACCAAAAAAGCCTGAAGTGATCGAGAATGTTTCTTTTTCCAAAAATGAAGAGATTATTGAGGTTGTAGAAGAAAATCTTGAAGAAAATGATGCATCACAGGAAAAATCAGTTAAAGAACTAATCAAAGAGTATAATGTTCAACTAAAAAAAGTGAATTTGCTTTTACCAGAAGGTTATCCAATGGCTTATCGTGAATTGAAAAAAGAAAAGCAGGATAAAATAGCTAGTAACTTTTCTCATCTTTATAAGTTACATGTACTGCTATCTAAAAAAGGAGCTCAGAATAAAGTTGATTTATTGCCGCCACCGCCACCACCAACTAGAAAAGAATAA
- a CDS encoding BlaI/MecI/CopY family transcriptional regulator: MKLSNAEEQLMQILWKLKKAFMKDLIDEYPEPKPATTTVATLLKRMRDKKFIDFVQYGRSREYFPLVKKEDYFSKQMNGLIKNFFNNSAAQFASFFTEETDLSESELIELRKIIDERIKNQ, encoded by the coding sequence ATGAAACTTTCCAATGCAGAAGAGCAATTAATGCAGATATTATGGAAGCTGAAAAAAGCTTTTATGAAAGATTTGATCGATGAATATCCCGAACCAAAACCGGCAACAACTACAGTAGCTACTTTATTGAAGCGTATGCGAGATAAGAAGTTTATTGATTTTGTACAATACGGCCGATCTAGAGAGTATTTTCCATTAGTGAAGAAGGAAGATTATTTCTCTAAACAAATGAACGGACTCATTAAAAATTTCTTTAATAATTCGGCTGCACAGTTTGCTTCTTTCTTTACAGAAGAAACCGATTTATCTGAATCAGAATTAATAGAATTACGAAAAATCATCGACGAAAGAATTAAAAATCAGTAA
- a CDS encoding nuclear transport factor 2 family protein: MSLRGKKLVEQFYKLFSNDPEKALELMHAEMILDWHSSTGYRQLDKTGMRELLAEMTSTYEALRLEINETIKEDQKVVIYYTYHVRTIENPEEELPLAHFMTIWHLKDNLLYKGSQISQLPND, encoded by the coding sequence ATGAGTTTAAGAGGAAAGAAATTAGTGGAACAGTTTTATAAATTATTTTCGAATGATCCAGAGAAAGCGCTAGAATTAATGCATGCTGAAATGATTTTAGATTGGCATAGCAGCACCGGGTATCGCCAGTTAGACAAAACAGGGATGCGTGAGCTTTTGGCAGAAATGACTTCTACTTATGAGGCACTTCGATTAGAAATCAATGAAACAATTAAGGAAGACCAGAAGGTGGTGATCTATTATACCTACCATGTTAGAACTATAGAAAATCCTGAAGAAGAACTTCCACTTGCACATTTTATGACGATCTGGCATTTAAAAGATAATTTACTGTACAAAGGCTCGCAAATAAGCCAGTTGCCAAACGATTAA
- a CDS encoding UDP-3-O-(3-hydroxymyristoyl)glucosamine N-acyltransferase produces the protein MKFPQTHTIEQIATIISCEFVGDKNFPVEGINEIHVVTPGDIVFVDHPKYYDKALNSAATIILINKEVECPAGKALLISDDPFRDFNKLAKYFKPFEKATAKIASSAKIGQGTHIQPTAFIGNNVTIGKNCRIDANVSINDHTIIGDNVIIQAGTVIGGDAFYYKTRPEGFDRLLSSGRVVLENDVEIGCNCTIDRGVTGETLIKKGTKIDNLVQIGHDTVIGEKCLIASQVGIAGCVIVEDQVTLWGQVGVRSDIVIAKGGTMMGQTGVTKSSKPGVTYWGTPLQEVRSYLVEQAYLKKLPEFMKNSNKK, from the coding sequence ATGAAGTTTCCACAAACACATACCATAGAGCAAATTGCAACCATAATTTCATGCGAATTTGTGGGCGATAAAAATTTTCCGGTAGAGGGAATTAACGAGATTCACGTTGTAACTCCCGGTGATATCGTCTTTGTAGATCATCCAAAATATTATGATAAAGCGTTAAACTCTGCGGCTACCATTATTCTAATTAATAAAGAAGTTGAATGCCCAGCGGGAAAAGCTCTACTAATTTCAGATGATCCTTTCAGAGATTTTAATAAACTTGCCAAATACTTTAAACCGTTTGAGAAAGCGACAGCAAAAATAGCTTCTTCAGCAAAAATTGGGCAGGGCACGCATATTCAGCCAACAGCTTTTATAGGTAATAACGTTACTATTGGTAAGAATTGTAGAATTGATGCTAACGTTAGTATCAACGATCATACGATAATAGGTGATAATGTGATTATCCAGGCTGGTACTGTGATTGGTGGTGATGCTTTTTATTATAAAACTCGTCCAGAAGGTTTTGATCGCTTGCTTTCTAGCGGTCGTGTAGTTTTGGAAAATGATGTAGAAATAGGTTGTAATTGCACGATCGATAGAGGAGTTACCGGAGAAACTTTAATAAAAAAAGGAACAAAAATTGATAATTTGGTTCAGATAGGGCACGACACCGTTATTGGTGAAAAATGTCTTATAGCTTCACAAGTTGGGATTGCTGGTTGTGTAATTGTAGAAGATCAGGTGACACTGTGGGGACAGGTTGGTGTAAGAAGTGATATTGTAATTGCAAAAGGAGGAACTATGATGGGACAAACCGGCGTTACTAAAAGTTCTAAACCCGGCGTAACGTACTGGGGAACACCATTACAAGAAGTACGATCGTATTTAGTAGAACAGGCTTATCTTAAAAAGCTGCCTGAATTTATGAAGAATTCTAATAAAAAATAA